The Bacteroidales bacterium genomic sequence GTAAATACTGTCACGATCACCGAACGGTGGAAAAAAGCTGGTGACCGGGGGGAAAGCAAACGATGAGATTGTAGTGTAACCCCATTGATTAAAAGGCCGCAAGTCGCCACTACCTCCATCCCAACCGAAGTGAAATGTTCCCACATCACTTTTAACCTCATAATAGTACTTTGCCGTTTGGTTACCATTATCAAGGTTGCTGATGAACATCTCCAATCCGAGTTTCATCACACCGGTGGGATCGTTGCTGTACTGATAATAGGGCATACTTTGGTACTTTTCGAGGAATGAGGGGGCAGTTCCGACAAACGAAAGTGCTTTATGTGTAGTGTCGAGCCTGCTGCGGCCTTTGTCGAGTAAAACATAATCAATGTTCCACTGGTCGCAGTTGCTTTGCCAACTTTGAAGGTTATCGTTTGAAATACTCGCATAATTAAAGAACCGGAACTGAAAATCACTTCTGAAATAATTGGTATCCACAATTGGAATCATCACCTGCCTGAAGTAAAAATCACCATTTCTAACGAGAAAAGTATCTAATGGCATGCCTTCAGCGGCCCAAACGCGTTCCCATTTGGTAGCCGGCACAAAAACTGAGTCGCAGGGTAAAGTTACCAGGTCGGTGTAAAGTAACGTATCAGTAACGATGAACTCCCAGCTTGGATCGCAGGGCGAAATCAGAACATCTCCCGGAAAAAGGGTGTCAACTCCATAAATACTCGCTTCCACGGTGATAGAATCTACTTTTTTGAAGTCCCACTCTTCGGTGTAATAGCCAAACTCAAGCACCAGCGAGTCCTGCACCTGGGGGTCGTTCGCCCGTCCCTGCGGCTGGTAATAGAAACTGAGATAAACCGAATCCGCAGGAGTTAACAAAGCAGGTTGTGGAGAAAAAACGGAATCCAGCCGTATTGGCTTTGATGTAAGATGATCGGCGACAAACTGAAGGAAATTGGCCTCGCCATAAATACTGCCGTTTGCATCAATGGCATCAAATGTCGCAACATTCCAGGTTGGCGGGAAAAGCGGATAGTCATTATTGATGAAAACATCATTATCCATCCAGTGTGATGTATCCGGGTAAAAGCTTTGCTGTTTAAAATTATCGAAAAACGGGAGTTTAACAGGAACCGGTTTTACAAACACTGATGATTTTACATTTGCCGGATTTTCATTTTTGCCTATAATCAAAGGATTTTCTGACAATCCGGTAAGAATTTCCTGTCCGTTGAGCGAATTAACCCAAATCATTGAGAGCAATATGTAAAATAAATATCTTGTCATTTATTCGGTCTCTGTTTGAGAATCAAAAAATT encodes the following:
- a CDS encoding T9SS type A sorting domain-containing protein, with the protein product MTRYLFYILLSMIWVNSLNGQEILTGLSENPLIIGKNENPANVKSSVFVKPVPVKLPFFDNFKQQSFYPDTSHWMDNDVFINNDYPLFPPTWNVATFDAIDANGSIYGEANFLQFVADHLTSKPIRLDSVFSPQPALLTPADSVYLSFYYQPQGRANDPQVQDSLVLEFGYYTEEWDFKKVDSITVEASIYGVDTLFPGDVLISPCDPSWEFIVTDTLLYTDLVTLPCDSVFVPATKWERVWAAEGMPLDTFLVRNGDFYFRQVMIPIVDTNYFRSDFQFRFFNYASISNDNLQSWQSNCDQWNIDYVLLDKGRSRLDTTHKALSFVGTAPSFLEKYQSMPYYQYSNDPTGVMKLGLEMFISNLDNGNQTAKYYYEVKSDVGTFHFGWDGGSGDLRPFNQWGYTTISSFAFPPVTSFFPPFGDRDSIYFDITHYLEGDLQLGLVDTLRFRQKFYNYYAYDDGTPEFGYGLSPAGAQLAYRFDLSRRDTLRAIQMYFNKTLTGANEQFFDLAVWSDLNGRPGDLIYILERQKPRFSEELNSFYTYHLDSAVPVQGTFYVGWIQRTSHNLNIGFDSGNDASDNMYYNVTGEWLNSGFNGALMIRPLLGEKLKEEPAVKSTVTDQFLIVPNPTYNGQVSFIFQVFQDDGQNPKIVELDEEKLQHLHIEVFNLVGQKVFESRYTQTIDLSDLKTGVYLLRLTDLQQQSAMVQKLVIGK